The Microcystis aeruginosa NIES-843 sequence TATTTCTACGGCTGCCGGTGGTGATATCGAGTTTAAAGGTTTATTGATGGCGGTGTTAAGTGCCGAGGGTAGTCCCGAATCTTTTCAAGAATTATTAACATCCCATGCTTTGCCGACAAAAGTAATTGATCCTCGTCCTTGGCAACCTTTTACGGTGGAATTAGGCGAGTGCGTCCCTGGTTTGAGCTAATCTGAGTTAAGGGAAGAATAGAAAAAAGTTAAAATTTTCTTCCCGATTTTTATCTAAAAAAGTAGAATTTTTGTTATATCTTTGCTGGCTACAGATAACATTAATTGTTTGAAAAAACTGGCTCTCTTGAATATTGGATGTAAAATGGGTAAAACCCCACACCCCACACCCCACACCCTGCCCCCAGGAAAAACTTTTTCAGCAAACCCTAATTAAAAGTGGCTCTTCTCTGCTAAATTTTCTATGAATCAGTTGCCCTTATTTTCTCAATCAAAATCAGTGCGAGACTTTTATCAACCTGATGCCGAAATAATTCTTTATCAAGGAGATAGCAATAATTTTATCAAGACTATACCAGATAATTCTGTGAGCTTGATTATTACTTCTCCTCCCTACAATTTAGGAAAAGACTACGAAAAAAAAATCTCTTTGGATACTTATCTGGAAACCCAAACCAAAATTATGCGAGAATTCTCTAGAATCTTGCAAGATAATGGCAGTATTTGCTGGCAGGTGGGAAATTTCGTTCAAGAGGGAGAAGTTTATCCTTTAGATATTTTTTATTATCAGCTATTTAAACAAATGGGTTTCTTTTTAAGAAATAGAATTGTCTGGCATTTTGGTCATGGATTACATACTTCTAAAAGATTTTCTGGCAGATATGAAACTATTTTATGGTTGACAAAAACCGATAAATATATCTTTAATCTTGATCCGGTGAGAATCCCCGCTAAATACCCTGGTAAGCGCCATTTTAAAGGTAAAAATATCGGTAAACCCTCTGGTAATCCTTTAGGGAAAAATCCCAGCGATGTTTGGGAGTTTTTAGCACAAGAATGGGATGAGTTACTATGGGATATTCCTAACGTTAAATCTAATCATCCAGAGAAAACTATCCATCCTTGTCAATATCCGATCGAATTAGTAGAAAGATGTGTTTTAGCCTTGACAAATGAGGGGGATTGGGTTTTCGATCCTTTTGCTGGGGTTGGAACTTCTCTGATTGCTAGTATTATGCACAATCGTCGAGTGATGGGGAGTGAAAAAGAAGCAGAATATGTGAAAATTGCCCAAGAAAGAATCGCCGCTTATTTGCAAGGAAATCTCAAAATTCGTCCTTTAGGAAAACCTATTCATCAGCCCACTGGCCAAGAAAAAGTCGCTCAAATTCCCGAAGAATGGCACAATAATATATAGGAAGTAACACTCAATCTCCCCAGGAGAGTACAGGTTTTTGCTCTCATATCCTTGGGTTTTAATGCTTAGTGCCGTCTAACCCATCCTGCAATGATTGATAAGTTTTTTTGTCACCATTTTTAGAGAAAACTTTGCAGAATTGTGGCGGTTTCTTGACCGGTTTTTTCCCAACTAAAAAGCTCGGCGCGTTGGCGACTCAGGGATTTTAATTTAAGACGCAATTGGTTATTTTTAGCGATTTGCTGCATTGCCTCTCTCATCTCATCGATACTATAGGGATTAATTAAAATTGCCGCATCTCCTGTGACTTCCGGGAGAGAGGAAAGATTAGAAGTAATTACAGGAGTTCCACAGGCGATCGCTTCTAGTACAGGTAATCCGAAACCTTCCCAAAGGGAGGGATAAACTAAAGCAGTTGCTTGGTTTAAAAGTTGCGGCAATTCTTCATAGGAAACATAGTTTAAAAATTGCACTCGTTGAGAGATTGATAATGCTTCTACCTGTTGCTGTAGAGCCGGCGTAAAACGGGGGTCAAATTGACCGACAATTAATAATTGATATTCGGGATCGATTTGGGAAAAAGCAGTAATTAAACGACCGAGATTTTTATGAGGATCATAACGACCAAGATAGAGAAAATAGGGACGAGTCGCCAGATTTAGCGGACGAAAATTATCAGCATCATATCCAGAAAGAATCACGGTTATTTTGTCAAGAGGTATGTTAAAAAACTTATTAATATCGGCGGCCGTTGCGTGGGAAACAGCGATAATATGTGTGGCTTTTTTCAGGACTTGGGGTAAATAGTATTTATTATAAAAAGTTAGGGGAGAAAATTTCGGAAATCGCAGGGGAATTAAATCATGGACTGTGACAATATAGCGGCAATTTCCATAAATAGGTGCTTCGGGAATGGGGGTAAATAGCAGGGAAGACTGCAATTGTTGATAGGTTTGATAGAGTTGGGTTTCTGTCCAAATTAAGCGCTTAATATTGCCTTTGGTTCCCTGCTCTTGGGTGAGGTTTGCCGACACAGGATAGGTGTTAAAATCTGGGTAACTATTAGAAGTGATTAGGGTAGGATTTAAGTTAGCTAATTGGGGAATGAGATTTTTAGTATAGGTAGTCAACCCAGTATATTTAGTACCGAGAAAAGCGAGATTGATTAATAATTGATGATTCCTATTCATAGATATTAGCTACTTAAGTAGGTAGGTGTTAAAAGTTGTCAGACACCCCCCTTATCAAGGGGGGATTAAGGGGTGATCAGTACCCCCCTTATCAAGGGGGGATTAAGGGGTGATCAGTACCCCCCTTATCAAGGGGGGATTAAGGGGGGATCCATCTTCAATTTAATTATAACTACTTACTTATTATAAAAGAGAACGATAAGCTTTTATGGTAGCTTGTGCAGTTTTTTGCCAAGAGAACTTTGCCGCTTGTTTTTTTCCTTTAGTGATTAATTCTTGACGGAGAGAGGTATCACTAATCACCTGATAGATTGCCGCAGCAATTTCTAGGGGATTATCGGGATTAATTAATATTGCCGATTCTCCCGTGACTTCGGGTAAGGATGCAGTATTAGCAGTTACCACGGGACAACCTAAAGTCATCGCTTCTAAAACTGGTAATCCAAAACCTTCATAAAAGGAAGGATAGACAAAAACATCGGCTTTTTGATAATAATCCGCAACTAAGTCATCAGCAAGATAATCAAGATGTTGAATACTATCTCGAAAGGGAGACTGAGATATTTTCTCGAAAATTGGTTGATACTTCCATCCTTTTTTGCCAATCAGAATCAGATTATGGTCTAATTTATACCTGTCCTTAAGATAGTTAAAAGCATCGATAAGATTAATAATATTTTTTCGTGGTTCTAGGGTACTAACAAAGAGTAAATAGGGTTTAGTGATGGTTAGAGATGAGGGATAATTGGGGAGAGAAGAATAACGACTTGCGAGGGGAGTAACAAAAATTTTCTCTGGGGTTACATCTAAATATTCAATAATATCTCGTTTGGTACTTGCGGAGTTAGCAATAACTAAATCTGTCCATTGTAGAGATTGTTTAATGCGTTGGGTGTAGGTTTTGACAATCCCCGTGACAAACTCAGGATATTTAATAAAAGTAACATCATGAATAGTCATAACTTTGCGACTCTGACGACAAGGATACACCACATGATCCAATCCGTGGAGAATATCGGGAGAATCAAGAAAGTTTTCTAGATAGGTAATTAGAGGATTAGGAAATCGGGTTAAGATATTGCTAAGACTGACGGGAATTGGTAAACATTTAACCTCTGGATAGGATTGCAGTTTTTCGGGGATAGAAAGATTACCCCGCAGCCAGTTTTTTACCGATGGTTGAAAACAGAGGGACAGGGAAAAGTTTTCTTGGTTTTGTAATTTAGCTAATTCGGCAATCAGGTGATAAGCATATAATCCAATTCCACTAGGATTTTGTCTTATCGGTGTACCATCAACTAAAATTTTAAGCATTTGCGGTTAGATGAGATTGACGGGATAGATATTTTTAAAATTACAGATTCAATTGTCAATTTTGCTCGCTTAGGACAAGATTAAAATCGGCAATAAACTCCACCCTAATAGTTAATCTTACCCTATAGCGTCCCTAAATAGCAGCTTTTTTGGGCTAGGTTACAGGGAATACTTAATTTATCGGGCAATTTTTTCGATTATTGTCCCCTCACCTACCCTATTACTATGATTGTCAACGGGTACTTATCAGCTAAGACCTATTTTAATAGGCTATCCTTAGATTAGCTGCATCTCCTTGACGAGAAACACTGTAATTAGTTATAATCAGGGAACAATAGCTTCCCCGTACTTGTGGTGAGCGGAAAAAGTTATCTCAGGGATGAAGTAGTCCCCTACAGAACCACTAACATCGGGTAATGCCGAAAAATACTGATTAACTAATGTTTTCACTATGTTTAATCGTTTAGTATCTTTTAAATCCTTAGAAGGCCATGAAGGTGAGGTTAAATGTCTAACTTTTTCCCAAGATGGTAAATTTTTGGCTAGTGGAGATAACGAGTTAACTGTTATTGTTTGGGATTGGCAAAAAAATCAAAAATTTAGTTTACAAGGACATGAAAAAGCCGGTTGGTGGGACAAGGGAGTTAATTCTGTTGCTTTTAGTCCCTGTCAAGGATTTTTGGTTAGTGGAGGAGATGATCAAACCGTAAGAATTTGGTCACTGGAAACTAAAGAATTAATCTCTACCTTAACGGGACACCAAGACAAAGTTACAGCAGTAGCTGTTCATCCCGATGGGGAAATTATTGCTAGTGGCAGTGAAGATAAAACGGTGAAAATATGGTCAGTAAAAACTGGAGAAATTCTGGCCACATTACAAGGTCATAGCGATAAAGTCCTAACAGTTAAATTTAGTCAAAATGGTCAACTTTTAGCCAGTGGTGGCGGCGAAAATGACAAAACGGTAATCATTTGGAATCTGGGAGAAAAGAGCAGTATTACCTTAAAAGGTCATTCCGATTGGTTTGGAGGTATTTTATCGGTAGATTTCGGCAGTAATAACAAATTTTTAGCCAGTGGCAGCAAAGACAAAACTATTAAAATCTGGGATATTAAAAGAGGTACAGAGGTAAAAACTCTCAGCGAACATAGTGATCATATCAATTCAGTTAGTGTTAGTACTAATAATCAACTATTAGCCAGTGGTAGTGATGATAAAAGCTTAAAATTATGGGATTTAAAAGCAGGAAAAGCGATTATTTCTATTCCCCATCCCCAGAAAATCTATTCGGTTTGTTTTAGTCCCGATGGTAATTATATCGCCACGGCCTGCCAAGACAAAATCGTGAGAGTTTATGGCACTTCCGAACTACAATCTTTAGCAAGTTGAGCAATCTTTGAGCGGGTGCATCTCATTTTTGTAAATCTACTAAGTTGGGATTTTTAAAGGGAAACTATCTGCCAAAATTGATCGTTACTTCCGATTTTATTACTCAATCCAAGCTTTTGGGGGGTTCTACCCCCCAAACCCCTAGGGCTGTTTCATTCTCCCATCAGAATATCAAAAGTAAAAGCGATCACTGTCTTTGTAAAATGAGGAGTGACCGGCAACTTTTCAAATATATGTTGAGCTTAATAGAAAAACTGAAACAAGTCAAGGACTTTCGGAAAGATAAAGGAAAAAGACACCCTTTATGGATAGTATTAGTAGTAATAATACTGGGAACAATGCTAGGATACTCAGGTTATAGAGAGCTAGGAGAGTTTGCTAAAAATAATCGGCACAGGCTCAGTCAAGAATTTAACATAATTCCAGAAAAAGTCCCATCCTATTCAACAATTAGAAGGGTAATGATGGGAGTAGAATGGCAGATTTTGTTAAAAATGTTTAATGAATGGGCATTACAAGAATATGGACAAAGAGATGATATAAATTGGCTAGACATAGATGGAAAAAGTCTCAAAAACACCCTAAAGAATCCTAACAATGAACAACAAAATTTTATCATGTTTATCTCATTGTTTAGTCAAGAAAGTGGCTTGGTATTACACTTAAAAAGAATCGAAAACAAAAAAGGGTCTGAAATCGACGAAGGTCAAGCTATAATTGAAGATTGCACTCTCCAAAATAAAGTTTTTACTGGGGATGCTTTACACTGCCAGAAAAAAACAATCAGCCTAATAACCAAGAGTAAAAATGATTATGTTATCACAGTTAAAGGAAATCAGAAAAATCTTTATAAGCGAATACAAGACCTGAGTAGTTCCTCAAAGCCAGAAAGTTGTTTTCTTGAACAAGATAATAGTCATGGACGAAAAATATCAAGAAAAATAGAAGTTTTTAAAGTGAGGAAAAATGAAAGACAAGGGTTTGAAAATCTGCGCCGAATTATTAAAGTAGAAAGAAGGGGTAGTCGCGGGGATAAAACTTATGAAGAAACAGCTTACTATATCAGTAGCCTAACCGAATCCGCCCAAGTATTTGCTAAAATTATTCGAGGACATTGGAAAATAGAAAATCAGTTACATTGGGTAAAAGATGTAATTTTTGAGGAAGATAAAAGCGAGATAAGTGATTTTCAAGCGGCCAGCAATTGGTCAATTCTCACAACTATAGGATTGAATCTTTTCAGAGGTTTGGGTTTTCTCTCAATAACAGAGGGACAGAGGTGGTTAGCTGAACGTTGGGAAAAACTGATAGTTTTATCGACGTAAGAAGCAGAAAAATTAGCTAAATTAACAGGATGTACTCTCAGAAAATTTCAAGAGAGATAGGCTTTTAGTGGCTTGGGAACAAGCTTTATCAATTTATTCATAATCAATATTGGCAGAGGATTAAAGATTAGTTATTGTCACTAACTCTTTTGATTAGAAAAAGATAAACTTGAGAATTTTCATTCAAATTTATTGACTCAAAATCAGCTGTACTTAATTTAAATGAATCAACCCTACCCAAACCCCCCGTCGGGGGACGAAGCGCCTCCCCCGAACCCCCTGCGCATGAGCTTTTCGGTGGGATGCTTACACGCAGCTGCTGATATATTTGTAATAATTTAAGAGTCACTAATAATTGCTGATTGTCGATATTTCTGCAAATGTGATACTAAATCCGGTTATTAAAAACTGATTATTTATTCCCCTTTGCATGAGTGCCTGTCCTGATATGTAGCCTGTACTCAACGGATTTAGTATAATTATCCACTAGAGATCGCTGCCAGTTTGTTCCTCTCGGAAGTAAAGCTGATATAATTGACAGCTAGGCTGGGCTAGGTCGCCTTTTAACTGAATTAAACCCATACTTTCCAGTTTATAGGCAGTAATCGGTTCTAATCGCGCTCCCTTATCGGAAGAATTAACCACTTCCCCCATCCCTGTCAATAATTCCGGCTGTTTTTGCAGATTATCCCAGTGATGACGCAAGTGTGCCGCATAAATTCCCCCTTGGGTAGCAGCATTAGGGAGAATATTTTTTTCCCCACGCACCCGCGCTTCCAGGGCCAAACGGCTAAGATAGGGATGACCAGCGACTAGAGCAATTAAATCGCTGATAAAACGCTGATTATCGTCATTTTTAGGCAATCCGTAGCTACTAGCCAAGTTTTCCAGTTGTTCGAGGCTAAAACCGGGTAATTTAATCGCACGGCCGACATTAAAGGGAGATTGATTAGCGTCCAATTGAATATAGATTTCCGTGGAATTAGCAATCGCTAACCGCAAATTCTGCCAGATTTCTAAATTATTAGCTTCTTCGTGCCAACAGCGCAAAAGCGGCAGAAAATCCCTAGCGATGTCGGGATACTCGAAAATTCTGTCTAAATTATCTAGGGCCAAAAAGAGCGGCCCGTTAATCTGTTCCAAAAGATAGGACTGAAAATAGGTTTGACAACTGATTAAACTGCCAAATAGTTCCTCATCCCAATATTCATCTAATTGCGGCTTTAAACCCAATTCTCGGCTAACATTTGCCGAAAACCAGCGACAAAATCGGTCTAAACTGGCAAACATCGCCTTTTCTGCCACTTGACAATTAATATAAACTGTGCTATGTCCCCAACTATCTGCCTGAGCGAGCAGATGTTTAAGCAGAGAAGTTTTACCGGTCTTTTCGGGGGATTTAATGCGAATGAGTGACCCCGGACGATTAATTTCTTGATAACAGTCGCTTTCGACGGGAGGGCGGCTAATATAACTATCTATAACCGATTTTTCTGCTAGTATCGGGGTGGGTTGATTTCTCCATTCAGGATATTTGATATCTTTGAACCATTCTCGGAGGATTTGGAACTTACCCGGCCCTTTACTACCTAATTCTAGTTCCGGACAGCCATTATCTTTATCTGCCGAGAAATAGCTATATATTTTAGTCATTTGTTTTTTATAGGTTTCATGGCTGGCGGCCTCGGCCATTTCCCAAATTTCCTCATCCGGTTTGCGCCAATTTTCGTAGGCAAAACGAACTAAAAAAATCTCCTTTAATTTACCCTGAACACCGTATTCTCTAGCTAGATGTTTAAGAAACTCGTCCCATCCCTGTGGTTTCATCCGGTTCTACTTTATTCTACTTATATTCCCCTTTTTTCCATGTTAACCCCTTTTTCCCTCTTGGCAATGGGACTGACATCCGAGCGGAAAAGCCCTATGGTAAAAATAGGTCAATTACCTGATGGTGTCTAAGGGAGTAAAACCATGAAAATCTCGTTAACCTTGTTTGTTGTGGTCTCCTTGCTGTTAGGTTTTCTTCCTCACACTTTAGCGGTTAATAGTCAAGATAACCATTTTGACCGTTCCTCTTCGCCGCTAATTTTACAAAACCGTGACTGTAAGGGTGATAAGGACGATAATTGCAATTAGTCCTGATTATCTCGGTTAAGGTTGTTAGTCTATATCCCCCACCGATGAAAAAATCGTGGTCGGGATTTTTTTTATCCCATCGGCTGCAGATAGCTTTTATCAAGATAATTTCTAGATTCAAGACCAATCATCTCAAGAACTCGCCTGTAATTCCTCTAAACGTGCTAAAACTTCGGCACTGTGAATGGCAGGATTTACCCCTAAATAAATCTCTTTTAAAATCCCTTGCGGATCGATAAGATAGGTATGACGCAGGGAAACATAACCCATCCAAGAACCATAAGCTTTACTAACATCTCCGGTAGTATCTGCCAGTAAGGGAAATTTTAAACCCTCCGAGTCACAAAATTCCGCATGAGAATCGACATCATCGGCACTTACCCCTAAAACTTGCGTATTTTTAGCCATATATTTCGGCAAATCCTGCTGAAAACGCCGCGCTTCTAGGGTACAGCCGGGGGTAAAATCCTTGGGATAAAAATACAAAACCACCCATTTACCCCGATAGTCCGATAGGGAAATATTTCCTTCTCCCGTGTTAGTCGGTAGGGTAAAATCGGGTGCCAGTTGATTTAAAGGGGGTTGGGGGCCACCTAAAGCGTTAGCATCGGGAATAAAGGCAAAAAATGCCAGAATTACTGCAATTAAAAAACTCAACAGTTGACGACGAGACATAATCAGTTATTAGTTATCAGTTATCAGTTATCAGTTATCAGCTTTTGGTAGTTTTTTTCCATGTAGTGAAATGCGAAAGGGAATTTTGCATCCACAATTGGTGTAAAACCTTTGCAAAGTAAGGCTTTCCTAGTTCACAGGGGACGGGAAGCGAAAAGATAAAATCCTGAAAATCCAGCATCCTGTGCGCTTATTTTACAGCTTTTACCGCCTTATTGCCACTGACTTTGATACACCACTAAGCACGACCCTTTACAGATATAGCCAAGGCATAGTTTGACGAGTCAAGACACGAATTGCGTATTTCAACTGTTCGGAACGACTATTATAGTCTTTTCCTTCAAAATGTCCCGCAATACCAGAAAATTTCGGTTCAACCGGAAACCTTTTACAAACATTAGCCGATTGTGATGCTAAATTAATAGCTTGATAATATCGATGTTCACTGTAAAAACAACCCTGCTGATGATTTTTGTGCATCGGATGCAGGTATCTTTCATAGAAGTATTTGCTAAAGACAAGGAAACGAGTATCTGCATAAGAAGGATTATTTTGTTTGTTCCGTAATTGTTGCAAAATTGGCCACTTAAAATCACACAAACATTCAAATTGATGTTTAATCGCCTCTAAAATATCGGTCATATTAAGCAGATAAATTCTCCCAGTTATCTTGGCAATATAAGAAGAATCTTTTATTAGTGCTGATTTTAAAATTCCCTGCTCTATTAATAAGGTTTCGCCGTAACCTTTGCCAAAATCACGAGGAAAATCATTGGCATCTAGTGAAATAAACTCAATTTGTTTGTTATGGGGATTTTCTTGAGTCGTTTCTTGCAGTCGATCAAGAGGCCAACCAGAATTTTCCACAAATAGTATTTTTTTGATACGAGGATGAAAATTAATATAATACTTCAGGGAATTATAGTAATCTTCCTGTCTTTGTTCAGGAACAGTTGGATAGGCATTCGGCATACCTTTAATATTAATTGTTGCTGTTAAAAGTAAGACTAATTCCTGCTCTATATTTAACCAACCAGCTTGAGAATTTGTTCGTAATCCATTCATAACTTATTATCCCAATTAGTGAGTAACATTGACTAATTTTTTCAAAATCTTCTCTCCTTCTATAAAAAAAGAAGATTAAGTAATCGACTAGGGTTTTGTTTCCTCCAAACTTGTGAGGGAAATTCTAACACAAGCCTTGATTCCTTGCCAGTCACGCTCTGATCAATGTCCAATCACAGCTAAATTTGCAGATGGTGGCAAAGTTACGATAAAACAACGAAATATCGCAGCGACCCGTAACCCGGCCCAGACCCAATCCTGAAGCGCATAATCAGTGATTCCTAGCACTTTTGACTGAGTTGTG is a genomic window containing:
- a CDS encoding AAA-like domain-containing protein; the protein is MKPQGWDEFLKHLAREYGVQGKLKEIFLVRFAYENWRKPDEEIWEMAEAASHETYKKQMTKIYSYFSADKDNGCPELELGSKGPGKFQILREWFKDIKYPEWRNQPTPILAEKSVIDSYISRPPVESDCYQEINRPGSLIRIKSPEKTGKTSLLKHLLAQADSWGHSTVYINCQVAEKAMFASLDRFCRWFSANVSRELGLKPQLDEYWDEELFGSLISCQTYFQSYLLEQINGPLFLALDNLDRIFEYPDIARDFLPLLRCWHEEANNLEIWQNLRLAIANSTEIYIQLDANQSPFNVGRAIKLPGFSLEQLENLASSYGLPKNDDNQRFISDLIALVAGHPYLSRLALEARVRGEKNILPNAATQGGIYAAHLRHHWDNLQKQPELLTGMGEVVNSSDKGARLEPITAYKLESMGLIQLKGDLAQPSCQLYQLYFREEQTGSDL
- a CDS encoding ISAs1 family transposase, which produces MLSLIEKLKQVKDFRKDKGKRHPLWIVLVVIILGTMLGYSGYRELGEFAKNNRHRLSQEFNIIPEKVPSYSTIRRVMMGVEWQILLKMFNEWALQEYGQRDDINWLDIDGKSLKNTLKNPNNEQQNFIMFISLFSQESGLVLHLKRIENKKGSEIDEGQAIIEDCTLQNKVFTGDALHCQKKTISLITKSKNDYVITVKGNQKNLYKRIQDLSSSSKPESCFLEQDNSHGRKISRKIEVFKVRKNERQGFENLRRIIKVERRGSRGDKTYEETAYYISSLTESAQVFAKIIRGHWKIENQLHWVKDVIFEEDKSEISDFQAASNWSILTTIGLNLFRGLGFLSITEGQRWLAERWEKLIVLST
- a CDS encoding glycosyltransferase family 4 protein; protein product: MLKILVDGTPIRQNPSGIGLYAYHLIAELAKLQNQENFSLSLCFQPSVKNWLRGNLSIPEKLQSYPEVKCLPIPVSLSNILTRFPNPLITYLENFLDSPDILHGLDHVVYPCRQSRKVMTIHDVTFIKYPEFVTGIVKTYTQRIKQSLQWTDLVIANSASTKRDIIEYLDVTPEKIFVTPLASRYSSLPNYPSSLTITKPYLLFVSTLEPRKNIINLIDAFNYLKDRYKLDHNLILIGKKGWKYQPIFEKISQSPFRDSIQHLDYLADDLVADYYQKADVFVYPSFYEGFGLPVLEAMTLGCPVVTANTASLPEVTGESAILINPDNPLEIAAAIYQVISDTSLRQELITKGKKQAAKFSWQKTAQATIKAYRSLL
- a CDS encoding glycosyltransferase family 4 protein, encoding MNRNHQLLINLAFLGTKYTGLTTYTKNLIPQLANLNPTLITSNSYPDFNTYPVSANLTQEQGTKGNIKRLIWTETQLYQTYQQLQSSLLFTPIPEAPIYGNCRYIVTVHDLIPLRFPKFSPLTFYNKYYLPQVLKKATHIIAVSHATAADINKFFNIPLDKITVILSGYDADNFRPLNLATRPYFLYLGRYDPHKNLGRLITAFSQIDPEYQLLIVGQFDPRFTPALQQQVEALSISQRVQFLNYVSYEELPQLLNQATALVYPSLWEGFGLPVLEAIACGTPVITSNLSSLPEVTGDAAILINPYSIDEMREAMQQIAKNNQLRLKLKSLSRQRAELFSWEKTGQETATILQSFL
- a CDS encoding WD40 repeat domain-containing protein, which produces MFNRLVSFKSLEGHEGEVKCLTFSQDGKFLASGDNELTVIVWDWQKNQKFSLQGHEKAGWWDKGVNSVAFSPCQGFLVSGGDDQTVRIWSLETKELISTLTGHQDKVTAVAVHPDGEIIASGSEDKTVKIWSVKTGEILATLQGHSDKVLTVKFSQNGQLLASGGGENDKTVIIWNLGEKSSITLKGHSDWFGGILSVDFGSNNKFLASGSKDKTIKIWDIKRGTEVKTLSEHSDHINSVSVSTNNQLLASGSDDKSLKLWDLKAGKAIISIPHPQKIYSVCFSPDGNYIATACQDKIVRVYGTSELQSLAS
- a CDS encoding peroxiredoxin, producing MSRRQLLSFLIAVILAFFAFIPDANALGGPQPPLNQLAPDFTLPTNTGEGNISLSDYRGKWVVLYFYPKDFTPGCTLEARRFQQDLPKYMAKNTQVLGVSADDVDSHAEFCDSEGLKFPLLADTTGDVSKAYGSWMGYVSLRHTYLIDPQGILKEIYLGVNPAIHSAEVLARLEELQASS
- a CDS encoding DNA-methyltransferase; this encodes MNQLPLFSQSKSVRDFYQPDAEIILYQGDSNNFIKTIPDNSVSLIITSPPYNLGKDYEKKISLDTYLETQTKIMREFSRILQDNGSICWQVGNFVQEGEVYPLDIFYYQLFKQMGFFLRNRIVWHFGHGLHTSKRFSGRYETILWLTKTDKYIFNLDPVRIPAKYPGKRHFKGKNIGKPSGNPLGKNPSDVWEFLAQEWDELLWDIPNVKSNHPEKTIHPCQYPIELVERCVLALTNEGDWVFDPFAGVGTSLIASIMHNRRVMGSEKEAEYVKIAQERIAAYLQGNLKIRPLGKPIHQPTGQEKVAQIPEEWHNNI